The genomic stretch CAGTGCAGATTTACTTATCCTGCTCATCTGTCCTTTTCTCTCTGCAGCGCTGGAGTCTAACTCTACACTCCAGTTCTAGCTGTTTAGTCATTAAACTGACGCATTACACCTGTTGTTTATTTCCctgagcagatttaacacagtACTAACTTCAATTATCTCTGCTATTTTGAATAGAATCATTGTCATCATGTCGGTATAGTGTCAGACACACTTAACAGATTTGTCTAACCTGAATGAAGGAAGGTAGAAACATAGTTTGTGTTATGAATTGATGCAGTAATGCTGATTTAGAAGCAATGatagattttatattataaatgctGCATATTAAGTGATTATCTTTACACTAAACAAGAAGGCAAGAAATTTTCAAGTCATATATCATGAAGTGattaaactgaacacacacacacacacacacacacaatcagagaATGATTTCTGACACATGAATTAAAGTAAAACTATAACAATATGTCTAAAGATTTTGTATCTACCGAGATGTTCCTGTTAACCACAGATCCTCAAACTAGAAAAGGCTCCTCCCTGCTGCTGAAAGTCTACAGCAATTTAAGTACTCGAATACAACATAAAAATTCTTAGAACCGCTCAGATTTCACTGTAAGAGAGCATTTGGGACCAAGATTGGGAGTCAGATTACTCCGAAGGCTCCCCTCAAAAGGCTCTTAGAGACCATAAAACTCATACTCCCAACTACAAAGAGTGAAAGCGGGAGCAGAGCAACTCATTTTGGCCCAGTTACTTCTTTGTAGGAAGGCACGTGTTTGTAAATCACCCTCCCAGGTTGGTAGTTAATGTGATAGGGGAGAGATGTATGACCACCATCAGGAGAagattttaaaggaaaaaaagtgaTCTAATTTGCTCAGAGGTAATTTTCCTAGTTCATATCCTTTtacttgataaaaaaaaactaaagctgCATTGAAAAAGGGGGATTTATTGCCAACTCTGTAGGAAAGGTGTTTACAGTTAGTGTTGCCAAGAACTGTGTAAtcctttaaaaacaacaaaaaaacactattttacCAACTGCTTATATTACCATCTGTACCATCTTGAGCACTATATGAGGCAGTTTTAATACTGAAACTTGGCACTAAACACCTTAGTTCATATTATTATAGTTCTAGGGGCCGGTATTGTGTCTCTTAAAGTCTAAAATAATGATGTGTCATGACTTATGTATTGCCATTTATGTCAAATAATCTAATTTAGAGTAAATAAATCATTGTATCATTCAAATGACGTTTTTTCCTCCACAAAATATGTTTCTTCCTTACTtggcagaataaaaaaaacattttattattctgACTTTCTGgcaacataaaaacaaagaaaaaactcaCCACAAATAAAGAGTATACTTACTATAATTTACAAGTAAACactttattcaaataaaacaaattcttTACTCAAAATGAATATGGCAGGTTAATGAAAGTGGCACGTGTCCATTAATAGAGTGCAGtctgtaaatgctgtaaattattattattattttttggctCTGTACTGCAGCACATTGGATATGAGATGAAACAAGGATTATTCTGTTAAagttcagaatttcagctttacaTGTCCGACAAAGTGATATCCGGTGATGTCTTCGTGTCATAGGCAAAAGGGCTGTGATTGTTTTACGACTGATCAAATGAAGGATGgaaataatgtttaaattaaAGCAAATCTTTTTACATAATAAACTCATCATTGTGCAATTATTGTACGGactacatatactgtatataaatgcGCATGTGTTTGAAGGCAGGTTGAACAGAAAGGTTACAGATTGGCAAATACAGTGGAACAGTGCCGGCTTTTGTAGACAGTAGGCCAAAGACATTATCATACATCTGAAGTGTCTATATggatcacacacatcactgatcctcacttcTGTATGCACCATCATCAGAGCGGAAATATCTTTCAGCAAGCCTGTGCTGAGAATTCATATCCTAGGCCCCAGGTATGAAGATATCCCATAGCAGTGGTCGGCACGAACATCTGGATTCATCAGTCATTTATCAGTCTTTCAACTCGTCACCGTTTCCCTGTTCAGTTCCAGCACCAAGGGAAAGGCCTGCATTCTGTATCTGACTTCAGatacaccaaaaaaacaaaaaacaaagttcACACCACAAATGatctgaaacagagagagagagagaaagagagagagggagagagagaaatcaatattaacattattatctTAGTTGACAAGACAACTTGTTCGACATCAATTATAATACAAGCGCAATAAACAGACGAGGAATCGTCTGAACTTGAGGTTATGTGGTAAGCAGAATGAAAATTCTCTCCATATCCCATTATATCAGGTTAATGACTGGACTTGGTTCAAAACAGCTCTCAGAGGCATGTGAACAGAAAGACAATTctgattacatttaaatatgtatttttcttCTGGTTTTAATTGCAAGGTCAGTGGACTGCAAAGTGGAACATTCCGATATGGCAGCATGGGAAAATAATACGCCACTATCAATTCCAGTTGACATTATTCCCAGTGTATTGGTCAGGCCTACTGCAGAGGTTATTAAAGTACAAAGTAACAGCTTTGAAAGCATATGCTCTAAGAATGATTTTGAAGGATAATATTGCAAACACACAGGACTTTGCAAAGAAACGGGATAACAACACCACACCAATATCTAAAGAAATGGAatattaacacactcacagttCATAAACTATAACATATAGTACAAAAGTTGAATGTAACATGAAGCCTCCCaccctgcatacacacatttttctaACTTTGTGTACACATTCCATTGACATAATTAGTGTTATGTCTAGGTTTCTGTGAATACATGGTATTTTTATGAGGACATGTGACACAGTCCTATCATTATGGGGACATAGGtttaaatatatgtacataAACACGCATGAGATCAGAACTGGGGAGTTTATTGCTCAATGACAaggtcattaacacacacacacacacacacactgtgagaaATATTCATTGTAGCAAATAAATACTACACATGATCCTAAACATAACCTTAGTAGACCTTAATCTTAGTAACCAGATGGAAATATTTTGACTCGTTTTAGAAAATAACCTCATTTTTTGAGGACCACCTGATTGTGAGGACATTTCATATTTGATGCAATCCTATCATTGTGGTCCTTTCTGGTCCTCACAATGGCATAAATACAtgtaaacacactataccacacactATATGACCTCCTTATTTCTGCAGTAACCTGAGAGTAGTCTGCACAGCAAAGCCCTACAACAGCAACATctggagctacacacacacacacacacacacacacacacaatctttgtGGAATAATTTCTGTATCAAATTAATGCTACACTTAAATCTAAACTTGACCTTATTCTTAGTAAGCAGATGGAAATATTTTTACTCCTATTCGGACAAAATCACCTTATCTTTGTGTGGATATTATTTAACCCAATATTTACCCCGATCCTATCATCATGCGGACTTACCGTCCACACTAAGCGCTAAATACACGTACATTCACTATACCACACGCGATacgacctcacacacacatattgtcagcatctctctctttttttctgtctcttattcactcacacatacactttattaGACAAGCTTGTGTCAGGGATTTTCAGCTGTGTCTTTCGtttcagttattttttaaaaaaaattttctgtACTGCTGAAACTTTAGAGCTATAAAAAGGACTGTTTAACTGTTCTGCATCATTATGTGGGACAAGCACATGCACCATGTAGTTttactttactgtgtgtgtatgtgtgtgtgtgtgtgtgtgtgtgagagagagagagagagagagagagaataaaaaggcGTGAATAAGAGACCGTAACTAACAAGGATAGATTTAATATAAGTCAGGAAATCATTGTGGACACTTCCATGAGCTCAACTTCACAGAAACATTTTACCCGTTATATCAGTGTTGCCAAATTCTGCAGTAAGAAAACACATTCCTTAATTGATTTTCGCTTATTCCCAACACATTCCAAGACCTTTTCTTCAGAGGAAAAATCAAGTCAAATGGCATCGTGACTGTGTTGTAATGGCATCTTGACCTcatttttgaatacatttctGTTTAGTCATTATTAAGAAAGCTGTAATAGCCATGAAACCGGCACAGAATACAGTAACCCATATTTTGACCCAAGCTGTATTGAATTAAAGTGTTATATCTTGAAATTTATATTCACAGTCTCGGTACTAAGAGAACAAACATCTTTTAAATATGTCTGTGTATGCAATGTTCCTGTGAAGAATTTATATTCAGCCTTCTGTATCAATACCCAAATAATCATTTTGAGGTTGCTTGCTAGGTAGTTTAGCTCTAGCACATCTGACACGTTTGTGCTAGCCTTCGATTAGAAATGGGACAAAGAATTATGAGCTTCGTCCAAAGTTTTACTTCAGGAAAGACGAAAGAATTAAATATTTGGAAAAACAGGCAAAAATAATCCACAACCACCAGTGTGTATTATCTTACAGTGTTAGCGTCCTTGTGTTTACATTGTTGTGCCTAATGCTAATTAGCATTTAGACTCAGACTCGCATTGTTAGAAAACTACGAcagatttatagatttatagtaACTATGCAATGAATGCTTTGTCTGCTAGCTACATTTTCCAGTCTTTAGTTGATCTTCATAATTAAAAATTGAGACTGATAACAAGTAACCTAATTCCTATGGTTTTAGCTTAGCCATTAaagcttttattcatttttaaggcAACGTGCCTGTGTTTGACTGGGCACTGGGTGAGAATGGAATAACATGTTACTGTTAACATAAtaagttattatatttattataattattaataataattaattccAAGTAGCTAACAGTACAGCATTCAGGAGCACCTGCTGATGTTTCATGAAGTgctaaatgtaatgttttacattttagtgctgaaagtcataaaaaaagtTCCTTGATTTTGCTCGATTGAGAAAATTTAACCTTTGTACATTCATTATGAAACAAGACAAAAAGGTTAACTAGATATCTTGctgtaatgtgtttatttattcccaAGCCCTATCAgtcaataaacaaatatttgtcctcttaaaaacacacacatacacctgggTAAAACCCGATTGTAGATTTAACACCAGTGTGTCCGTATATTGTGTGTACATTTTGTGCagatgtatatgtgtgtaaatacCTGTTCTTCATTTGTTCTGGTCTCTGATCCTCAGGCATCTCCTCTTCAAAGCTGGCTCTATTTCAGTATGCACGCCACTTTGCTCGAAAGCCGGCGCATGCATGTGTGAGCTTTTGTCCCAGCTGTGTGTGAccatgtgtgaaagtgtgtgtgcagttgccAGAGTGATCGTGTGCGCATTCTTTTCCCGTAATTTTGGCGGGATGGATCGTGCGTAAGCGTGTTCGTCAGCTGCGAGAGCATCATTGTCTACAGCTCCGCCCCTGTTCTCCTCTGATTGGTCTGTTTGGCAGTCTGTTTGCTCTGCTGCAAGGGAGCGGTTTAAGACAGGTTCCCGCCCTCCTGAGACATTTTCTTTCACATCCTCAGATACAGGAAGTGGGGATGAATTTTGGCCGGAACTCGTCCGTTGTTCTGGGTCAGACTGAACCGTAGCTATGCATGTTGAGGAGTAAACAGAGTGAACTGAGTTGGAAGTGGCAGCCGTGTTGTTCAATAGGATAGACGATGTGGGAGTGACTACGGATGTTGTGTTGAGTGCTTTCTGTAGAATGATTGAAGCCCGTGCATTTGGCGAGTCCACTGGGGAAGATGCATTTTCAGGGACTGAACTGGATGTGTGCTTTAAAGTGCCTGTGTAAGCTTTAGTGGACATTTGTTGTGCAATCAAATCATCTTCATCCCCATTCCTGCTCCATCCATTCTCTTGTTCAACTTCTGTCTCCTTACTGAGGTCAAACTCTATTTCACCTTCCTGCTTCACTCTGCATATAGCTCTTTGTATCACTTGTCGCTCCCTAACTTCTTGTCTCTGATCTTCTGGCAAGGGAGGAGTAGGACTGATCTGATGAGCAGATAAGATTGGGAAATTGTGTGATGAGAAAGCAGGAGAATACGGGTCTGGAGATGAAGTCTGCTCAGTCTTTACTTTGTGCTCCACTAAGATGCTATCAATAAACTCCTGATCTTCAGACATGTGCTCTCTAGGTGCATCTTCAGGAGTGACAGAAGCTGCATTTCTTCCTGTCTTCTCTTTATCCTTGTGGTTACGAATAACCCCGGGATGTCCCAAAGCCCCTGAGTTCACTGGGATTGGGATGGGGATTGGCACAGGAACTGGTAGAGGAACTATAATGGGATATGGCACCAGGACAGTCGGTTGTGGACATGGCAGACCCAGAGTTGGCATGAGGGATGGAAAGGGGTGAGGGTAGGTGGGTGCACAGGGTATCATCGATGCTGGATATGGGTGAAAGAGCTGTGGTGGAGGAATTGGGCGAACCGAGGGTGTGTGTACCTgcggagatgtgtgtgagggtctCTGATGTGGGCTGGAGCCTGGGTTTCGGGGCTGTGCACTGATAGCTCCCCGGTTAAAGGATGGGGGCTTCTGTATCACCCATGGTTGCTCTACAGCATGAGGTGGAGGAGTAGATGGCAACGGAGTGCCAGTCTGGAGCTGAGAAGAAGCAGagctctctctttccttctgctGAGCCAAGACAGACGCTCTAACTGAGGACGATGATGAACAGGAAGATGACACAGGTGTGGAAACTTTGGGTGACACTGTTTCtttgctgtctctctccatAGGGTTGTTCCATGATTCTGGTGTCAGCAAGGTCTCACTCTCTCCAGCTGGATGATTCTCATTTTCTGGTTGGCTCGGACTAGAGCCAGACGTTGTAAGTGCAGCCCGGGCTTCTCGGTAGAAAATGTCCATTTTATACTGGTTAAGGCACTTGGTACTGCAGAACTGCAGTCTGTCGTCACCCGCACCTAAGTCAAGGTACTTGGTGTGACGAACATGTTTGCACCAATCACATACCTGAAGATTTCAGAAAAGAAGTGTTAAAGCATTTatttgttatcagtttattgtGTAAAGGGAAAATACTTAAATTAcatgaaaaagaagaacaaacattagttctgtgttgtagaGACGTGTGGTATTTCATGCCAAGAAAATTTGTCTTAGAGCTTTAAGTGTTGTTAAATCATCACAATACATTTCATAACATTTAATCACAGTTTTTAGTCACATCATACTATCCAAATATATTACTTGAAAAAAACTCCAACAACTCTGTGCCTACAGCGTGAACAGGGATACCCCCACTAGTCCTTCTTGTTACTGGCTGAATGCCTCAAATTAAGATATATCTACAATTAAAATATGCCTCAAACAGGAAGGAAACtattaaataaaactatttcagacatttgaccttgTTGTGACCTTGAGCCAGTTTGGATCAATTCCACAGTACCCAGTTCATCTGCTGATTACGATGATAATTACAATGATTAATCTTGGACAGATGGCTGGAGAGAAAACCGCAAAAACACTACGCCTCTACCGCCATTTTAATCTATGATTGTTTTAGCTTTTAGaattttttcaaaatttcaGAACAATCTATAGCATGGCAAAATTaagcaatttatttttattaagcaTTATGCCCCCTTTTGAATGAGCTAGACTTCAGCTCAGGAATAAAAATGCTGCCCAAGATAACAGGTTAGTGCCAACATTTTGCAGTTTCTATGATGCATTATATAAAAATTGCAGTATACTATATAATCAGTAAACATTGTTACATGTCTGGTGGAGTTAATGATATTTAATGCTTATGAGCACTTACTCGTGTGTTGCTGTTCATCTTAAGCAAGAGCTGAGGAGGTGTTTCCTCTGTTTgaccaggaggaggaggagactgGTCACCATGCCGGTTTTCATTTTGagcctgacaaaaaaaaaaaaaaaaatcaactcatGATCTGGATTTAAATAAGTGTTCGGATTAAAGTTGGAATTATGTGAGAGTGTGCGGATGTGGAGCTCTTTAATTCGAATATTCTTGGTGAAAACCAGCTCTCTGGGTAGATGTGTGAATGGTGACTAcccactgtgtgttactgtgagtgtgtgtagtgactgctCCAGATTGCAGTAAGCTGATCCTGTGTTGACTGTACCCGGTGCTCTCCCCCGTCTCGCTGGTGTATGGAGTGTGAAACCTGATGCTGTTGCGGTAAAGTATGTGCTGCAAGAGGACACCACTCTCCCCATGGCAGCCCTTACTCCTTCCTCTCAAACAGGCTCTGACTTGATTTTCcatctccttctttctttctctctctgtctttctaggTTAGCTCTACTATTCTGTTTCTGACTCCTCTTTTACAGCTAGCTTTGTTGCAGGAAATATATCTTATAGCATAAACAGGTGAGAAGTGATATCCGGAACATACTGAATGATGAGGCCTGTTTTCTGATCACTGATTGTGTGTATGCCAAAGTGAGTGTGATACTTATGACAGCTCTGCAGCTTATGAAGCATTAGGTCTGTTTACACAAGTCAGCAGATACGGATTAAATGTGAATTTttgcatactgtgtgtgtgcttttgtgaGGTTGGGTTCAACCATTCTAAACTACTGCAACAAGA from Hemibagrus wyckioides isolate EC202008001 linkage group LG19, SWU_Hwy_1.0, whole genome shotgun sequence encodes the following:
- the LOC131370356 gene encoding sine oculis-binding protein homolog B-like isoform X2, with amino-acid sequence MNELLGWYGYDKVDLQDSETADIRSHNGRARRHQVSVLKENSDPKPTVIESKLTSGSSASAKNGVKESTGFPLSPSSSSFSPHMKDLHSTHVVVPLIKPSAVDEQQNVQIVCVWCQKEGLKRYSLVMGSELKSFCSEKCFAMCRRAYFKRNKAQNENRHGDQSPPPPGQTEETPPQLLLKMNSNTRVCDWCKHVRHTKYLDLGAGDDRLQFCSTKCLNQYKMDIFYREARAALTTSGSSPSQPENENHPAGESETLLTPESWNNPMERDSKETVSPKVSTPVSSSCSSSSSVRASVLAQQKERESSASSQLQTGTPLPSTPPPHAVEQPWVIQKPPSFNRGAISAQPRNPGSSPHQRPSHTSPQVHTPSVRPIPPPQLFHPYPASMIPCAPTYPHPFPSLMPTLGLPCPQPTVLVPYPIIVPLPVPVPIPIPIPVNSGALGHPGVIRNHKDKEKTGRNAASVTPEDAPREHMSEDQEFIDSILVEHKVKTEQTSSPDPYSPAFSSHNFPILSAHQISPTPPLPEDQRQEVRERQVIQRAICRVKQEGEIEFDLSKETEVEQENGWSRNGDEDDLIAQQMSTKAYTGTLKHTSSSVPENASSPVDSPNARASIILQKALNTTSVVTPTSSILLNNTAATSNSVHSVYSSTCIATVQSDPEQRTSSGQNSSPLPVSEDVKENVSGGREPVLNRSLAAEQTDCQTDQSEENRGGAVDNDALAADEHAYARSIPPKLREKNAHTITLATAHTLSHMVTHSWDKSSHMHAPAFEQSGVHTEIEPALKRRCLRIRDQNK
- the LOC131370356 gene encoding sine oculis-binding protein homolog B-like isoform X1, giving the protein MPKMEKGRPPENKRSRKPAHPVKREVSQEMKSFAESTMNELLGWYGYDKVDLQDSETADIRSHNGRARRHQVSVLKENSDPKPTVIESKLTSGSSASAKNGVKESTGFPLSPSSSSFSPHMKDLHSTHVVVPLIKPSAVDEQQNVQIVCVWCQKEGLKRYSLVMGSELKSFCSEKCFAMCRRAYFKRNKAQNENRHGDQSPPPPGQTEETPPQLLLKMNSNTRVCDWCKHVRHTKYLDLGAGDDRLQFCSTKCLNQYKMDIFYREARAALTTSGSSPSQPENENHPAGESETLLTPESWNNPMERDSKETVSPKVSTPVSSSCSSSSSVRASVLAQQKERESSASSQLQTGTPLPSTPPPHAVEQPWVIQKPPSFNRGAISAQPRNPGSSPHQRPSHTSPQVHTPSVRPIPPPQLFHPYPASMIPCAPTYPHPFPSLMPTLGLPCPQPTVLVPYPIIVPLPVPVPIPIPIPVNSGALGHPGVIRNHKDKEKTGRNAASVTPEDAPREHMSEDQEFIDSILVEHKVKTEQTSSPDPYSPAFSSHNFPILSAHQISPTPPLPEDQRQEVRERQVIQRAICRVKQEGEIEFDLSKETEVEQENGWSRNGDEDDLIAQQMSTKAYTGTLKHTSSSVPENASSPVDSPNARASIILQKALNTTSVVTPTSSILLNNTAATSNSVHSVYSSTCIATVQSDPEQRTSSGQNSSPLPVSEDVKENVSGGREPVLNRSLAAEQTDCQTDQSEENRGGAVDNDALAADEHAYARSIPPKLREKNAHTITLATAHTLSHMVTHSWDKSSHMHAPAFEQSGVHTEIEPALKRRCLRIRDQNK